The following proteins come from a genomic window of Methyloceanibacter stevinii:
- a CDS encoding outer membrane beta-barrel protein, translating to MGDPYGGSIFGNTVRTPGTVAGGQVGYNWQHDAAVFGIEADASWADLGGTNTCFAYSGYFISSNCRAGIDALGTLTGRLGYILPSDGKTLLFGKAGLAWVTGDLQAIPNGGLQVPGTAESGTEWGWTVGGGVERALSPRWTVKAEYGFLAFDQGFVGPSSRVQPRPPQPGFDAAAPARTDLSQDVHLIKLGVNYRLGPAAEMGAVASGDGASTPGTLARDTMAPGYALTTGARYVYGWGQFHKDLGIQNQGLGSLGSRLTYENTDTHGGEAFARLDTPFGLVVKGLVGGGSSGGALNDEDWDLEFGPNEVPYSNTLSSVDNDIRYGIVDVGYALWRGPAHSITPFVGYAHFEQDMTGLGCRQIANRYSDCNPAFARSVRGITEDDTWQALRLGAAAEAQIAPRVSLVADAAYLPYVAFDGTDDHILRNLVSPEDGEGIGVQLEATLSYALTDAFSIGVGGRYWAMWTTQGTVNFGGTGTIIPMRYAAEQAQLLVQGSYRFGGP from the coding sequence GTGGGCGATCCCTATGGCGGTTCGATCTTCGGCAACACGGTGCGCACTCCCGGAACGGTCGCCGGTGGACAGGTCGGCTACAATTGGCAGCACGATGCGGCGGTGTTCGGGATCGAGGCCGATGCGAGCTGGGCCGATCTCGGCGGCACCAACACCTGCTTCGCCTATAGCGGCTATTTCATCAGTTCGAACTGCCGGGCCGGGATCGACGCGCTCGGCACGCTGACCGGGCGCTTGGGCTACATACTCCCCTCGGACGGCAAGACGCTCCTGTTCGGCAAGGCCGGCCTTGCCTGGGTCACCGGCGACCTCCAAGCCATACCCAATGGCGGCCTCCAAGTGCCCGGCACGGCGGAAAGCGGTACGGAGTGGGGCTGGACAGTCGGCGGGGGCGTGGAGCGCGCCTTGTCGCCGCGCTGGACGGTGAAGGCGGAGTACGGCTTCCTCGCCTTCGATCAAGGCTTCGTAGGCCCTAGCAGCCGCGTTCAACCGAGGCCGCCGCAGCCCGGCTTCGACGCGGCCGCGCCCGCGCGAACGGACCTCTCCCAGGACGTCCACCTAATCAAGCTTGGCGTGAACTACCGGTTGGGACCTGCGGCGGAGATGGGAGCGGTGGCTTCCGGCGACGGCGCGAGCACGCCGGGCACACTTGCACGAGACACCATGGCGCCGGGCTACGCACTGACCACGGGTGCCCGCTACGTCTATGGTTGGGGTCAGTTCCACAAGGATCTCGGCATCCAGAACCAGGGCCTCGGCTCGCTCGGCTCCCGGCTCACTTACGAGAATACCGACACGCACGGCGGCGAGGCCTTCGCGCGGCTCGACACGCCGTTCGGGCTGGTGGTGAAGGGGCTGGTCGGCGGCGGCAGCAGCGGCGGCGCGTTGAACGATGAAGACTGGGATCTGGAATTCGGTCCCAACGAAGTGCCCTACTCGAACACGCTGTCGAGCGTCGACAATGACATCCGCTACGGCATCGTCGATGTCGGTTACGCGCTGTGGCGCGGCCCGGCCCATTCGATCACTCCGTTCGTCGGCTACGCCCACTTCGAACAGGACATGACCGGGCTCGGCTGCCGCCAGATCGCCAACCGCTATTCGGACTGCAACCCCGCCTTCGCCCGCTCCGTGCGCGGTATTACGGAGGACGACACGTGGCAGGCGCTGCGGCTCGGCGCAGCAGCCGAAGCGCAAATTGCTCCGCGTGTGAGCCTTGTGGCCGACGCCGCCTATCTTCCTTACGTGGCCTTCGACGGCACGGACGATCACATCCTGCGCAATCTCGTATCGCCGGAGGACGGCGAGGGCATCGGCGTGCAACTCGAAGCGACGTTGTCCTATGCGCTCACGGACGCGTTCAGCATCGGTGTCGGCGGGCGCTATTGGGCCATGTGGACGACACAGGGCACGGTGAACTTCGGCGGCACCGGCACGATCATTCCCATGCGCTACGCGGCCGAGCAGGCGCAACTCCTCGTCCAGGGCTCTTATCGATTCGGCGGCCCTTAA
- a CDS encoding PAS-domain containing protein, with the protein MRTSTGEATPASRWPTALSRVLAYSVPAWLLCSTGAVAADGSFLEPGILLKLGIDLGIIAFSVGMVIACLRAIKRARLREATAAEEAERLALSENTLETVLAAEPQALLTLGETATPELLVSNLPGSFGVPRDASLLLAFEQWLDGDSAADLESAMKELAAHGEPFNLMLRTKRGRYVEADGRTAGHTLVLKVRDIAGQRLELAELSAKHKELEAQVAALRLLLDEAKQNERDNAEARALLDTHFRSFDRLATAFAVFDSTQRLAHYNQAYVDLWQLDADWLETRPRDGEILDRLRQARRLEERAEYRVWKQDWLSTYGSGNQTEDRWHLPDGRMLHVIADSNSDGGVTYLYENVTEHIALESRYNALTQVQRETLDTLREGVAVFGSDGRLRLYNSAFAAIWCLTPKLLDAEPHVDEVTAWCSLLYNEPDEWDRTRAIVTSIVAERRPYDSQFDRPDGTVLSFAALPLPDGGTLLTYSDITDSKRAERALIEKNEALETTDRLKSDFVSHVSYELRTPLNSMLGFAQMLAEPAFGPLTDKQREYVDDILSSGTTLRAIVDDILDLATIDAGSLRLQLAPVRVSAIIDAARHGVEERLKQNEVQLDIEIEDGVDEVVADASRVTQILYNLLSNAIGFSEPNSVARLTCRRDGPMLAFSVEDEGPGIPEDFQDTVFDRFESRTQGSRHRGAGLGLSIVKSLTELHGGTVSLESAPDRGTRLTVLLPLTQDLETPEMEAGPMRATHAG; encoded by the coding sequence ATGCGGACCAGCACAGGGGAGGCGACGCCTGCATCAAGGTGGCCTACGGCGCTGTCCCGCGTTCTCGCCTATTCCGTCCCGGCGTGGCTGCTCTGCAGCACTGGCGCGGTCGCGGCGGACGGTAGCTTTCTCGAACCCGGGATACTGCTCAAGCTCGGCATCGATCTCGGCATCATCGCCTTTTCGGTCGGCATGGTCATCGCGTGCCTGCGCGCCATCAAACGGGCGCGGCTGCGCGAGGCGACCGCCGCCGAGGAAGCCGAACGGCTGGCTCTGAGCGAGAACACGCTGGAGACGGTGCTCGCCGCCGAGCCGCAGGCACTACTGACTCTCGGCGAAACAGCAACGCCTGAGCTGTTGGTGTCCAACCTGCCGGGCAGCTTCGGCGTACCTCGCGACGCATCCCTGCTCCTCGCCTTCGAGCAATGGCTCGACGGCGACTCGGCAGCCGATCTCGAATCCGCGATGAAGGAACTCGCCGCACACGGCGAACCGTTCAATCTGATGCTCCGCACCAAACGCGGACGCTATGTGGAAGCGGACGGACGGACCGCCGGGCACACCCTGGTTCTGAAGGTCCGCGATATCGCGGGGCAGCGTCTCGAACTGGCCGAGCTTTCGGCGAAGCACAAGGAGCTTGAGGCGCAGGTCGCCGCGCTGCGCTTGCTGCTGGACGAGGCCAAGCAGAATGAGCGCGACAACGCTGAGGCGCGCGCGCTGCTCGATACGCATTTCCGGAGCTTCGACCGCTTGGCGACGGCCTTCGCCGTGTTCGACTCCACGCAGAGGCTCGCGCATTACAACCAAGCCTATGTCGACCTCTGGCAACTCGATGCCGACTGGCTCGAAACGCGGCCGCGCGACGGCGAGATCCTCGATCGCCTGCGCCAGGCCCGACGGCTCGAAGAACGCGCCGAGTACCGTGTCTGGAAGCAGGACTGGCTCTCGACTTACGGCAGCGGCAACCAGACCGAAGACCGCTGGCATCTGCCCGACGGCCGCATGTTGCATGTGATCGCAGACTCGAACAGCGATGGCGGCGTGACGTATCTGTACGAGAACGTCACCGAACACATCGCCTTGGAGAGCCGCTACAACGCTCTGACCCAAGTGCAACGCGAGACTCTCGATACGCTGCGCGAAGGCGTCGCGGTGTTCGGCTCCGATGGGCGTCTGCGTCTCTACAACAGCGCGTTCGCCGCCATCTGGTGTCTGACGCCGAAGCTCCTCGATGCCGAACCGCATGTGGACGAAGTCACGGCATGGTGCAGCCTGCTGTACAACGAGCCGGACGAGTGGGACCGGACCCGGGCAATCGTCACTTCCATCGTCGCCGAGCGGCGCCCCTATGACAGCCAGTTCGACCGGCCGGACGGCACGGTGTTGTCCTTCGCCGCGCTGCCCCTGCCCGACGGCGGTACGCTGCTGACCTATTCGGACATCACCGATTCCAAACGCGCCGAACGCGCGCTGATCGAAAAGAACGAGGCGCTCGAGACGACCGATCGTCTCAAGAGCGATTTCGTTTCGCACGTGTCATACGAATTGCGGACGCCGCTCAACAGCATGCTTGGCTTCGCCCAGATGCTCGCCGAGCCCGCCTTCGGTCCCTTGACCGACAAGCAGCGCGAATATGTCGACGACATTCTCTCCTCGGGCACGACGCTACGCGCTATCGTGGACGACATCCTGGATTTGGCCACGATCGATGCGGGATCGTTGCGGCTGCAGCTCGCCCCGGTGCGCGTGTCGGCCATCATCGACGCGGCAAGGCATGGCGTCGAAGAACGCTTGAAACAGAACGAAGTCCAGCTGGATATCGAGATCGAGGACGGGGTCGACGAGGTTGTCGCCGATGCTAGCCGTGTCACCCAGATCCTCTATAATCTGCTCTCGAACGCTATCGGCTTCTCCGAGCCGAATTCCGTGGCGCGGCTGACCTGCCGTCGCGACGGCCCGATGTTGGCCTTCTCCGTAGAGGATGAGGGTCCGGGAATACCAGAGGACTTCCAAGACACCGTGTTCGACCGTTTCGAAAGCCGTACGCAGGGCTCCCGCCACCGCGGCGCGGGCCTCGGACTTTCCATCGTCAAGAGCCTGACCGAACTCCACGGGGGCACGGTCTCGCTCGAAAGCGCGCCTGACCGGGGCACCCGGCTCACGGTGCTGCTCCCGCTCACGCAGGACCTGGAAACGCCCGAAATGGAAGCGGGCCCCATGCGGGCCACACACGCCGGATGA
- the tsaE gene encoding tRNA (adenosine(37)-N6)-threonylcarbamoyltransferase complex ATPase subunit type 1 TsaE has product MTEVWRLDGVDLDRLDRLASRIALTLKTGDVVTLSGPLGAGKTTLARTLVGHFDRGSEVPSPTFALIQRYETPRLTLSHCDFYRLDDGELEELGLDDALVDGALLIEWPERAQGWLPQDRLEIVFEETGAPETRALVLTGHGDWAGRLQRLQAMAGFLEGTAFAEADALYLQGDASARGYARLVLPDRRAVLMNSPRQPDGPPIRDGKPYSALVHLAEDVKPFVAAAEALRARGFSAPEIQPSISTGDSSCWRISATRSSRRPWSAG; this is encoded by the coding sequence ATGACCGAAGTCTGGCGGCTTGACGGTGTCGATCTGGACCGTCTCGACCGCCTTGCAAGCCGGATCGCGCTGACCCTCAAGACTGGCGACGTGGTGACGCTTTCGGGGCCTCTCGGCGCCGGCAAGACGACGCTGGCGCGAACGTTGGTCGGCCATTTCGACCGGGGCAGCGAGGTGCCGAGCCCGACATTCGCGCTGATCCAGCGCTACGAGACACCCCGTTTGACCCTGAGCCATTGCGACTTCTATCGGCTCGACGACGGCGAGCTGGAGGAGCTTGGCCTCGACGATGCGCTTGTCGATGGCGCCCTGCTGATCGAGTGGCCGGAGCGGGCCCAAGGCTGGCTGCCCCAAGACCGGCTTGAGATCGTTTTCGAGGAGACGGGCGCGCCCGAGACCCGCGCGCTGGTACTGACCGGCCATGGCGATTGGGCCGGAAGACTGCAGCGTCTCCAAGCCATGGCGGGCTTTCTGGAAGGAACCGCCTTCGCCGAGGCCGACGCGCTCTACCTGCAAGGGGATGCGTCGGCGCGCGGCTATGCCCGACTCGTGCTGCCGGACAGGCGGGCGGTACTCATGAATTCGCCACGGCAGCCGGACGGCCCACCGATCCGCGACGGCAAGCCCTACAGTGCTCTCGTGCACCTGGCCGAGGACGTGAAACCTTTCGTTGCCGCGGCCGAGGCCTTGCGGGCGCGCGGCTTTTCGGCGCCCGAGATCCAGCCTTCGATCTCGACAGGGGATTCATCGTGCTGGAGGATTTCGGCGACGCGGTCTTCAAGACGGCCATGGAGCGCGGGCTGA
- a CDS encoding aminoglycoside phosphotransferase family protein, with the protein MRRRPRTPPCPRQQPLRPAPVRRRSHADRGLAHRRMALAAAQGRALPQEVRTEFESLWRPHLEAAAEADPGWVLRDYHSPNLMYLPDRDGIRDIGLLDFQDALRGPLAYDLVSLLQDARLDVPEALERAELDRYCAARTARGGTFSSDDFRTLYATLGAQRNSKILGIFARLAKRDGKRAYLAHMPRVARYLERDLAHPALAHLRDFYARAFPAAEDLPPKSL; encoded by the coding sequence GTGAGACGCCGCCCGAGGACGCCTCCCTGTCCCCGGCAGCAGCCCCTACGCCCTGCCCCGGTTCGACGCCGAAGCCATGCTGATCGAGGCCTCGCTCATCGTCGAATGGCTTTGGCGGCCGCGCAGGGACGCGCATTGCCCCAAGAAGTGCGGACCGAGTTCGAATCCCTCTGGCGGCCGCATCTTGAGGCCGCCGCTGAAGCGGATCCGGGATGGGTCCTCAGGGACTACCATTCGCCCAATCTAATGTATTTGCCGGATCGCGACGGCATCCGGGATATCGGCCTTCTGGACTTCCAGGATGCGCTCCGCGGCCCCCTTGCCTACGACCTCGTCTCCTTGCTGCAAGACGCGAGGCTCGATGTCCCCGAAGCGCTTGAACGGGCCGAACTCGACCGGTACTGTGCCGCCCGAACGGCGCGGGGTGGGACTTTCTCAAGCGATGATTTTCGAACGCTCTACGCCACGCTTGGCGCCCAGCGGAATTCCAAGATTCTCGGCATCTTCGCCCGTTTGGCGAAGCGCGACGGAAAACGCGCCTATCTGGCTCATATGCCGCGGGTCGCGCGTTACCTGGAACGGGACCTCGCTCACCCGGCGCTCGCACATTTGCGCGACTTCTACGCGCGGGCCTTCCCGGCCGCGGAGGACCTTCCGCCGAAGTCGCTCTAG
- a CDS encoding nucleotidyltransferase family protein gives MTPVRSAMVLAAGFGERMRPLTDKMPKPLVPLMGRSLIDHVLDRLDATGVETAVVNVHYLPDQIEAHMAARADRGPKTIISDEREQLLDTGGGATKALPLLGEGPFFIHNSDSVWSEGVTPALSHMRRHWNPALMDCLLLLAPLSTSIGYGGRGDFDMEPDGRISRRGERQVVPFAFAGVSLCTAALFEDVPEGPFSLNLLWDRALERERVYGVRLDGRWMHVGTPEALTEAEASFEHEGA, from the coding sequence ATGACTCCTGTACGCAGTGCGATGGTGCTCGCCGCCGGGTTTGGCGAGCGCATGCGTCCCCTCACCGACAAGATGCCGAAACCTCTCGTGCCGCTGATGGGCCGGTCCTTGATCGATCATGTCCTCGACCGGCTCGATGCCACGGGCGTCGAGACGGCGGTGGTGAACGTGCACTATCTGCCCGACCAGATCGAAGCGCATATGGCGGCACGCGCCGATCGAGGTCCGAAAACGATCATCTCGGACGAACGGGAGCAGCTGCTCGACACGGGCGGCGGCGCGACCAAGGCGCTGCCCCTGCTGGGCGAGGGCCCGTTCTTCATCCACAATTCGGATTCGGTCTGGAGCGAGGGCGTGACGCCCGCGCTGTCCCATATGCGGCGCCACTGGAATCCGGCGCTGATGGATTGCCTCCTGCTGCTCGCCCCGTTGTCGACCAGCATCGGCTATGGCGGCCGCGGCGACTTCGATATGGAGCCGGACGGACGCATCTCCCGGCGCGGCGAACGCCAAGTCGTGCCCTTCGCTTTCGCCGGTGTGTCCCTGTGCACCGCGGCGCTTTTCGAAGACGTTCCCGAAGGCCCCTTCTCGCTGAACTTGCTCTGGGACCGCGCTCTCGAGAGAGAACGCGTCTATGGCGTGCGCCTGGATGGCCGCTGGATGCATGTGGGCACGCCCGAGGCGCTCACGGAGGCCGAGGCCTCTTTCGAGCACGAAGGCGCATGA
- the addB gene encoding double-strand break repair protein AddB yields MPAICPRRAAPNRACSTCRRPQSICRRGARRAPCAKPFCKIRRRSLLLPRILALGHADEDEALILDADRFAEADGTLGIPAIEPTARLIALTQMILAWSRGLAAGTLGTEVPMPMTPAQATSLAGDLAALMDSAESEEVDLAALETLVPEELAAHWAETVDFLTIVTEQWPAYLNEIGLVSPVGRRNLLMAQETARLAAGSPYPAIAAGSTGTVPATARLLQTIAHLPNGAVVLPGLDLLLESESWETLPRHPEHPQAGMAELLTKLGATREEVAIVPGSDPGPAAEARLRLASETLRPAETTERWPQAFEGVGEGPESDLAEALKGLSLVAAPTAHDEAEAIALILRACIEEPGKTAALVTPDRELARRVAARLRDYGLAIDDSAGTPVRRTLPGAFLDLVLAAAESDFAPPDLMALLKHPLTRLSRPAGEIRHMGRALERAVFRENYLGRGLADAARALENLDHRVPVTKPEAAAASTLVEALQAAFAPLTDLFEGSAPHDAASLVRAHTAAAEALARDETGALPLWGGDAGEALTVLLSRLIEDGGGFEMRAREYPAVYRTLLAGHAVRPTRPAHPRLFIWGQMEARLQQPDLMVLGGLNEGTWPKPQDSDPWLNRPMRERLGLSSPERRIGLAAHDFAQALGAKSVVLSHALKVEGVPTVPSRWLQRLQALVDAAKLNEALAPSQDWIAWARDRDAIDDDDFKPAERPRPRPPVARGRGA; encoded by the coding sequence TTGCCGGCGATTTGCCCGCGCCGGGCGGCGCCAAACCGGGCCTGCTCGACCTGCCGCAGACCACAATCTATTTGCCGACGCGGCGCGCGGCGCGCACCTTGCGCGAAGCCTTTCTGCAAGATCCGGCGGCGAAGCCTGCTGCTGCCAAGAATCCTGGCGCTCGGCCATGCGGACGAAGACGAAGCACTGATCCTCGATGCCGACCGCTTCGCGGAGGCCGATGGCACGCTCGGCATCCCGGCCATCGAGCCGACCGCACGGCTGATCGCGCTGACGCAGATGATCCTGGCCTGGTCGCGCGGCCTGGCGGCGGGGACGTTGGGCACCGAAGTCCCGATGCCCATGACGCCGGCGCAGGCGACGAGCCTTGCGGGAGACCTTGCGGCGCTGATGGACAGCGCGGAGTCCGAGGAAGTCGACCTCGCCGCACTCGAAACGCTGGTGCCCGAGGAACTGGCGGCCCATTGGGCCGAGACGGTGGACTTCCTCACTATCGTCACCGAGCAATGGCCCGCGTACCTCAACGAGATCGGTCTCGTCTCACCGGTGGGTCGGCGCAACCTGCTCATGGCGCAGGAGACCGCGCGGCTCGCAGCGGGTTCGCCCTATCCCGCAATCGCGGCTGGCTCAACCGGCACGGTGCCTGCCACTGCGCGGCTTCTGCAAACGATCGCGCATCTGCCGAACGGGGCGGTTGTCCTGCCCGGTCTCGATCTCCTCCTCGAAAGCGAAAGCTGGGAGACACTCCCTCGCCATCCGGAGCACCCGCAAGCGGGCATGGCCGAGCTTCTGACGAAACTTGGCGCCACGCGCGAGGAGGTCGCTATCGTGCCCGGCAGCGACCCTGGGCCCGCTGCGGAGGCGCGCTTGCGTCTCGCCAGCGAGACCTTGCGGCCCGCCGAGACCACGGAGCGCTGGCCCCAGGCGTTCGAAGGCGTCGGCGAAGGACCGGAGTCCGATCTTGCGGAGGCGCTGAAAGGCTTAAGTCTCGTCGCGGCGCCCACCGCCCATGACGAAGCCGAAGCCATCGCGCTCATCCTGCGGGCGTGCATCGAGGAGCCCGGCAAAACCGCGGCCCTGGTCACCCCGGACCGGGAACTCGCACGGCGGGTGGCGGCGCGCCTGCGGGACTACGGTCTCGCCATCGACGACTCCGCCGGGACGCCCGTCCGGCGCACGTTGCCGGGCGCGTTTCTCGATCTGGTGCTCGCCGCCGCCGAGAGCGATTTCGCGCCGCCCGACCTGATGGCGCTGCTCAAGCACCCGCTGACGCGCCTGTCGCGGCCCGCAGGCGAGATCCGCCATATGGGGCGCGCTTTGGAGCGGGCGGTGTTTCGAGAGAACTATCTCGGTCGGGGGCTGGCGGATGCGGCCAGGGCCCTCGAAAATCTCGACCACAGAGTGCCCGTCACGAAACCCGAAGCCGCGGCGGCCTCGACGCTTGTCGAAGCGCTTCAGGCGGCTTTCGCGCCCCTCACGGACCTGTTCGAGGGAAGCGCACCGCACGACGCGGCGAGCCTGGTGCGGGCGCATACGGCCGCTGCTGAAGCCCTGGCGCGGGACGAGACCGGCGCCTTACCGCTCTGGGGCGGCGACGCGGGCGAGGCCTTGACGGTACTCCTGTCACGGCTGATCGAGGACGGCGGCGGCTTTGAGATGCGCGCGCGCGAATACCCGGCCGTTTACCGCACCCTGCTCGCAGGCCACGCGGTGCGCCCGACACGGCCCGCCCATCCCCGGCTGTTCATCTGGGGCCAAATGGAAGCCCGGCTGCAGCAGCCCGATCTCATGGTTCTGGGCGGGCTCAACGAAGGCACTTGGCCCAAGCCCCAAGACTCGGACCCCTGGCTCAACCGGCCTATGCGCGAAAGGCTGGGCCTGTCATCGCCGGAGCGCCGCATCGGGCTTGCCGCCCACGATTTCGCCCAGGCGCTTGGCGCCAAGTCCGTGGTCCTGAGCCACGCCCTCAAAGTGGAAGGCGTGCCGACCGTGCCGTCGCGCTGGCTGCAGCGGCTGCAAGCGCTGGTCGATGCCGCAAAGCTGAACGAGGCTCTCGCGCCCAGTCAGGATTGGATTGCCTGGGCCCGGGACCGGGACGCGATCGATGACGATGACTTCAAACCCGCCGAGCGGCCCCGCCCCCGCCCGCCCGTGGCGCGCGGCCGCGGAGCCTGA
- a CDS encoding PD-(D/E)XK nuclease family protein, with translation MYARHILKLTPLSPLGAQPDNAMRGSAFHAILRKFTETHPDALPDDIEAALNEIGDAAFATLGDNPSLHAFWRPSFRRFAAWFAATEPARRANVLQSFAEVTGVLELPSGFRLTARADRIDAAEDGTLVIYDYKTGPPPSQSHVKDLYRPQLPLEAAIAKGGGFEGLGPCEVTGLEYIRASGRGEGGEQQAASKESPDVLAKCALEQLEALVAYFDDPNTPYEVKRRANAGFTDATGLTTTSNSPACLNG, from the coding sequence ATCTACGCGCGGCACATTCTGAAACTCACCCCGTTGTCCCCGCTCGGCGCCCAACCGGACAACGCCATGCGCGGCTCCGCATTCCACGCGATCCTGCGAAAGTTCACGGAAACCCACCCGGACGCACTGCCGGACGATATCGAGGCCGCGCTGAATGAGATCGGCGATGCGGCGTTCGCGACCCTTGGCGATAATCCGAGCCTGCACGCTTTCTGGCGCCCGAGCTTCCGCCGTTTCGCCGCGTGGTTCGCCGCTACCGAACCGGCACGCCGCGCCAATGTCCTCCAGTCCTTCGCCGAGGTGACCGGCGTCCTGGAGCTACCCTCCGGCTTTCGCCTGACGGCGCGCGCAGACCGCATCGATGCGGCGGAAGACGGGACGCTCGTGATCTATGACTACAAGACCGGCCCGCCGCCGAGCCAAAGCCACGTCAAGGATCTCTATCGGCCGCAATTGCCGCTGGAGGCCGCGATCGCCAAAGGCGGCGGCTTCGAAGGCCTGGGTCCCTGCGAGGTGACGGGGCTCGAATATATCCGCGCGTCGGGCCGGGGCGAGGGAGGCGAGCAGCAAGCGGCGAGCAAGGAAAGCCCAGACGTCTTGGCCAAGTGCGCGCTCGAACAGCTCGAAGCGCTGGTCGCCTATTTCGACGACCCCAACACGCCCTACGAGGTCAAACGGCGCGCAAACGCCGGCTTCACGGACGCTACCGGTTTGACGACTACGAGCAACTCGCCCGCGTGCCTGAATGGCTGA